AGACTCTTTCCATTGCTTTCTGAACGAACTTGGTTCAAGTTCAGATCCAGCCATAAAAGTTAGCATTATTGCTCCCAATCCAGCTAAAAAACTAATCCAACCTTCTTTGGGATTAAGACCGGTTTTTCCAAAAAAGATAAAAGCCAAGTATTGTCCAAATATGCCGATAATGATTTCGATGAGTGCTGCTGAAATTCGAAATTTTACCGCTAAAAAGGAAGCGACGAGCGCGAGTCCCATCCAAAAACATGCTAAGAACCATGTGTGTTCCATTAAAACCCTTCTTTCTAATAATTGCTTTAGGAAATTAAAAGAGTAGGAGTTATCACTTCGATAAAGAAGGGTTTTCCAGGGAGCTGGATGGTAAACTCCATTACCGGCTTTTCTTTTTAAGAATAAAATTTTAAAGTGTCAAGCAGCAACTCCATTTTTTTAAATTAAAAAAGACTAAAAGAAAGCACGTAGATTGAGTTTTCTAAGGATATGATCGGCTTGATTCAAAGAGTGAAAGAGGCGGCGGTTTCCACAATAGATCAAAAGCAGGCATGTTCTATTGGCAAAGGGATTGTGCTGTTTTTAGCTATTGAAAAGGAGGATAGAGAAAAAAATGGCGATCTTCTCGTAGAGAAAGTGCTCAAATGTAGGATATTTGCAGATGAAACGGGAAAGATGAACCGGTCTCTTCTTGACATAAATGGGGAGCTGCTCGTTATTCCTGAATTTACCCTAGCTGGTGAAATCGCTAAAGGCAATAGACCGAGTTTTGATCGCGCTGCCCCTGCAGAGGTGGGCAAACAACTATTCGATTATTTTACAATGCAGTTAGAAAATAGATATAAAGCGGTGAAGAAAGGCTATTTTGGAGCGAATATGGCTGTATATTTGATTAACGATGGTCCTGTGACGTTTTGGATTAAAACTTAAGCTTTACCCAAATAGGCAAAATATTTCTCAACCCTAAAAATAAAGGTTTTTTTTCATTTTTGTATGCAAGCCGTAGCCATAGAAGTAAAGAACTTACGCAAGGTGTTTGGCAAACTTGTGGCTGTAGATCAGCTTTCCTTTAAAGTCATGGAATCTGAAATCGTTGGGTTTTTGGGGGCCAACGGGGCGGGAAAAACAACATTGATTCATTTGTTGCTTGGGCTTTTAACGCCTAGTTCGGGTTCCATTCAGATTTTTGGTCTCTCTCCTTCTACATCTAGAAGAGAGATCCTATCTTTTTCCAATTTTGCTTCTGGTTACATTAGCTTACCTACAAATCTAACTGTAAAAGAAAATCTTCAAGTATTTTCCCGCCTTTATCGGATAAAAAACCCGGAAGAAAAAATCCTTTCTCTTCTTCATCTATTAGAAATTGATCACTTGCAAAACAAAATTACAGGTTTTCTCTCTGCTGGGGAGTTAACTCGGCTCTGCTTATGTAAAGCCTTGCTGAACGATCCAAAACTGCTCTTTTTAGATGAACCGACGGCGGGTCTTGATCCCAATATTTCTGACAAGGTCTGTGAGTTGTTGCTTGAACTGAGAAGGAAAACTGGACTCACTATTGTGTACACCTCTCATAATATGCGAGATGTAGAAAGACTTTGTGACCGGATTATTTTTATGAAATCGGGAAAAATTATTACCCAGGGAATACCGCTAGAAATTGTTCAAGAATTTAAGCAAAAAAGTCTTGAAGAACTTTTTATTCAGTTGGTTCGGGAATAATCCAAATCGCTTCGACAATGAATAGAGAAAGAATTATAGGCCTTTTTTTGCGTTACACTTACGTTTACAGGAGAAGCTGGATTCGGGTTTTAGAATTTGTTTTTTGGCCCCTCATGGACTTGCTCGTTTGGGGATATCTGACTCTTTATCTCACGGGTTCCCCAAAGAATTTCTCAAGCCCGTTTCAATTTTTGATCGGTGCGATGATCCTTTGGGATGTGCTTTATCGGACACAGCTAGGAATTACACTATCTTTTTTGGAAGATGTATGGTCGAAGAATTTGATCAACCTTTTTGTTAGTCCCATAACCATTGGAGAGTTTTTTGTGGCAACTATTTTAGTGGGCATCACCAAGTCTCTTTTAATCGTAGGCCTTTTAGGAACCATAGCCGCTTTATTTTTCCATTTTAACCTACTGCAACTGGGCACTTACTTATTACCTCTTGTTTGCAATCTTTTCTTGATGGGAGCAGCTTGTGGAATTTTAACTATTGCTTTTCTTCTTAGGTGGGGGCAAGCTGCAGAGTCTCTTGCTTGGGCTATACCAATTCTTTTCCAACCTTTTGCAGCTGTTTTTTATCCCCTCCATGTCCTTCCCTCCTCTATACAACCCTTGTCTTTTCTTATCCCTGCAACGCATGTTTTTGAAGGGTTGAGAAGTGGCCTTGAAGGGATTTATGCTTATAATCATTTATTGTGGGCAACCGCTTTGAACTTTTGTTATTTAGGACTTTCTTTCATTCTTTTTAAGCACTTTTTTTCTATCGCCAAAGAAAAGGGCCTTCTTGTTAAATTGGGCACACAATGAGCTTTGCCACTTTTCTTCAACCTATTGTTATGCTATCGAATCAAACCGATTTTGAAAAAAAAGTGCATTATTTAGCCGGAAGCCCCGATTCGATCTCTTTTTTAAAAGACAATTGCTCTTTTTCCTTTTCGTTTATTTTGCTCTTGGAGGGTGTTGCGGCAAAAAAACTACTGAAGACAGTCGCGCCAACTAGCGCTAAAATCCATCCTCCAAACAGAAGGAAAAGAACAATTAATCCAACAAGAGTACCAAAAGAGGAAACAATAAAAGCAACTACATCATTAATATTCATAGTTAACTCCATTAATTAGAAATTATTATGCTATAA
The DNA window shown above is from Methylacidiphilum caldifontis and carries:
- the dtd gene encoding D-aminoacyl-tRNA deacylase, with amino-acid sequence MIGLIQRVKEAAVSTIDQKQACSIGKGIVLFLAIEKEDREKNGDLLVEKVLKCRIFADETGKMNRSLLDINGELLVIPEFTLAGEIAKGNRPSFDRAAPAEVGKQLFDYFTMQLENRYKAVKKGYFGANMAVYLINDGPVTFWIKT
- a CDS encoding ABC transporter ATP-binding protein, whose translation is MFGKLVAVDQLSFKVMESEIVGFLGANGAGKTTLIHLLLGLLTPSSGSIQIFGLSPSTSRREILSFSNFASGYISLPTNLTVKENLQVFSRLYRIKNPEEKILSLLHLLEIDHLQNKITGFLSAGELTRLCLCKALLNDPKLLFLDEPTAGLDPNISDKVCELLLELRRKTGLTIVYTSHNMRDVERLCDRIIFMKSGKIITQGIPLEIVQEFKQKSLEELFIQLVRE
- a CDS encoding ABC transporter permease, with amino-acid sequence MNRERIIGLFLRYTYVYRRSWIRVLEFVFWPLMDLLVWGYLTLYLTGSPKNFSSPFQFLIGAMILWDVLYRTQLGITLSFLEDVWSKNLINLFVSPITIGEFFVATILVGITKSLLIVGLLGTIAALFFHFNLLQLGTYLLPLVCNLFLMGAACGILTIAFLLRWGQAAESLAWAIPILFQPFAAVFYPLHVLPSSIQPLSFLIPATHVFEGLRSGLEGIYAYNHLLWATALNFCYLGLSFILFKHFFSIAKEKGLLVKLGTQ